The Lipingzhangella halophila genome segment GGCTGGGGCCCATCGGTCGTGGCCGTGGCACCAGACTTCGGGCGAAACACGGCAGAACGATCAGGTGTAGGTGCGGGTTCCGCAGCGAGAGTGACCGTGCGGACATGTTCAGCGCCGAAAATGTCCGCACGGTCACTCTCGCTGCGGCCCGCCGTCGCGTGCCCCACCACCGGGCACCAGAACCGATTACCGCCAACCCGCGCCATCCGCCATCGTCGCCGCTCCCGTTGGGCGCCGCACCACGTACCCGTATCACCGACCTAAGCTGCCCCGGCACCCGACTCGGCGACGCCGGCCCCGCACAGCTCGGCCAGATGTCCGGACACTACATCGGGTGCCTCCAAGGGCACCAGATGCCCGTTGTGGGGCAGGAACCGCACCCGCGCCTCGGGCAGCGCGCGCGAGAGGGCCCGTCCGTGCCGGGGCGGGATGAGCCGGTCGCGGCCGCCGGCGAGGATGGTCACCGGCACGTCCCGCAGCGGGCCGAGCCGTTCCGTCAGGTCGAGACGCGTCAACGGCGCGTAGAGGCCCGTGAGGCTCTCCGCTGGTGTCCCGTGGACCAGGTTCGCGCACTCGCGCACGCGCCGCGGATCGGCGCCCGACCCGAAAGCGGCGCTCCTGACCGCGGCCCGCACGGCCCTCAGGTGCGGCGGCACCAGGACGCGCATCAGGTCCACACCCGCGGGTAGGTGCGACAGCAGGCGCATCGCCGCGTGCCGGCCGCGCGCGGCGGCGCGGTCGGGTAGCGGGACCTCCGGGCGGCCCGGGTCGGGGCCGCCCGCCGACGTCGCGGCGAGCAGTGTGCCCGCGACCCGCTCCGCGAACAGCTCCGGCCGCGCGCCGGCCAGCGCCATGATCGCCATCCCGCCCAGGCAGTGCCCGCCCAGCACCAGCGGGCCCGAGGGCGCGTGCGCGTCGAGGACGCGCGAGAGATCCTCGCCGAGCAGGCCGACGTCGAACGGCCGCGTCCCC includes the following:
- a CDS encoding alpha/beta fold hydrolase is translated as MTPLRSATDRISTVRAGDGAELRVLTRGPDSAPLTVVLAHGWLLSSDIWSPQASHLASVPDVPLRIIRFDHRGHGGSTRGTRPFDVGLLGEDLSRVLDAHAPSGPLVLGGHCLGGMAIMALAGARPELFAERVAGTLLAATSAGGPDPGRPEVPLPDRAAARGRHAAMRLLSHLPAGVDLMRVLVPPHLRAVRAAVRSAAFGSGADPRRVRECANLVHGTPAESLTGLYAPLTRLDLTERLGPLRDVPVTILAGGRDRLIPPRHGRALSRALPEARVRFLPHNGHLVPLEAPDVVSGHLAELCGAGVAESGAGAA